The genomic segment GAGAGCTCAGCATCTCCCACGACAGGACTGGACTTCGCCCGCGGTGTGGCATGGATACTGCGTCTGCTCCCAAAAACCAACCGCCCCAATCATGGTTTGAAGCTTTTCAATGGCTTGGTACAGGTGCCTCAGGGTCTCTGCGCGCGCTGTTCTTTCCGGAAAGAACAGGAACGTTCTTCCGGGAAAGCGGTATGGTGCAGACGATGATCACAGCGACCGTGTTCAACCACGCGGGTGGTGCAGGCAAGACCAGCATCGTCCGCGACGTCGGTTATGAATTGGCCCGCCAGGGCCAGCGCGTTCTGGTAGTGGACCTCGATCCACAGGCCAACCTCACCGCATGGCTGGGTGTGGTTGACGTGCAGATGGAGCAGACGGTGTATCAAGTCGCCACAGAAGGTGCTGAGCTTCCAGAGCCTGTCGCCGTTCACGGACTTCACCTGATCCCTTCGCAGGTGGATCTGGCCCTGGCTGAGACTGGAATGCTGGGTGTGCCCGGCTCCCAGCTGTTTTTGCAACAGGCGCTGCGTACAGTACAGGACCGGTACGATCTGGTCCTGGTCGACAGCCCACCGAGTGTGGGGCAGCTGGCGATTCTTGGGGCTGCGGCAGCTGACCGGCTGATTGTGCCGGTCCCGACCCGAACCAAGGGACTGAATGCGCTGCCCGGCCTGCAGAAGGCCACCAACCTGTACCGCCGCCTGCGGCCGGAACTGGCGATGGGACTGTATGTGCCGACCATGTACGACGCGCGTCGTACCCACGACCGCGAAGTGCTCGCGCTTCTGCGTCAACACCTGAGCCCGTTGGCTGAGCCGGTGCCTGAGCGGGCAGCGGTGTGGCTCGACAGCACCATGGCTGGGGAGCCTGTGGGCGTCTATAAAGCGGGGTCACCTGCCCATCAGGATGTCCTGCGCCTCACAGATGAAGTGGCCCGGTCGCTTGGGCTCAAGGTGAACGCATGACCCGTAAGCGCCCCACCATGCCTGCCGGTCTCGACGCGATGCTGGGCGCAACGGCACAGGCCATGCAGAATACTCTGGCCACAAGAGCTCTGCCCGTAGACGCGTTGACCCCCGGCCGCCAGCAACCACGGCGAACATTCGATCAACCAGCACTGGAGGCTTTGGCAGACAGCATACGCGCAGAAGGGGTGCTTCAACCTCTGCTGGTCCGCCCGGTTGCAGGCGGCCACGAGATTGTTGCCGGTGAACGGCGCTGGCGCGCTGCGCAGCTCGCCGGGCTCAGGGAAGTCCCGGTCTTTATTCGCGAACTCGATGACCGTCAGGCTCTGGCAGCAGGACTGATGGAAAACCTGCAGCGTCAGGACCTCAACGTGATGGACGAGGTCGACGCGAAGCTGACCCTCGTCGCCCTTACCCTTGGCCTGGAGCGGGACGCGGCCCGTACCCGGGTGATGCAGTTGCTCCGCGAGGAGGCTGGGCCAGATCACACGCTGCTGGAGGAGTTGTTTCGGCCACTCGGCGAGAGCTGGACTGCATTCGCCAAAAACAAGCTGCGGGTGCTGAACTGGCCGGCACCAGTGGTCGAGGCACTGCGCAAAGGTCTGCCACGCACCCTGGCGTCTCTGATTGTCTCTGCGCCCGAAGCGCATCACCCCGCGTTACTGAAGCTGGGCCTCGCTGGAGCGACACGTGAACAGCTGCAAGCTGAGATCAGCCGGTTGCCTGGGCCAGAGGTCAGCCGAAGTGATCCAGCCAGTGTGCTGGCGCGGAAACTGTCCAGCCGCCGCTTCCTGGCAAGCCTGACGCCCGACGCCCGCAAGGCATTGGACCGCTGGATTGCCAAAATGCCGGCAGAACTACGTACTCTTCTGGATGACTGACGGTCTGTTCTTTCCGGAAAGAACAGGTGAAAAATGGGCTTCACTGCAGTTCGAGCCCGACTGCTACCTGATGCGGGTGACCGAGCCGGTACGGTCCCCCGCGCTTTTCGGCCACAGAAGGCGAAAGTCAGGTAGCACAAATCCGGGTGCTCGACACTGATGACCGTCGCGCGCCGGAGCTGTCTGCGGCGTGCTGGTATGGTAAGTCAATGTCCGGAACCGATGAGTCGTCCACCATTGAACCGTTCGACGATCTTCTGCAGGAAATTCGTGTCCTGCTTTCCGGCTCACAGGTTCTGACCGCTTTTCTGGTAACTCTGCCGTTCAGTAGCGGCTTTGCGCGTCTGGATGCCACAGAACGCAACGTTTACGCAGCGACGTTTCTGGCAGCACTCCTCAGCCTTGTTTTGTTCGCAACGCCCGCCGCGTATCACCGTCTGGTGTGGCCCGTTCCGAATAGGAGGCGCTTCAAACAGTTGGGAACCAAGCTCGTGGTCGTCGGCCTGATACCGTTATCAGCCTCCTGGATCCTGGCCACACATCTGGTGCTGGGCGAGGTGCTCAACAGCCGCTTATCCAATGTCATTACAACGTTTGTGGCACTTGTCATTGGGGCCCTGTGGTGGGCGTGGCCGCTGATCAGGCGTACGCGCATGGAGGGACAGAGCAGTCAGCAACGGGGGTAGAAAACACTTGCCTTCACCGAGCACGAAACACGCCTGTCAACCTTCTCCGATGCTTAGTCCGGTGCACCAACTCGATTCCCCAGTTCTCAGAATAAGCGTCACGTCTCATGTCATGAAACACGACCATCAGGCACCACTCGGGTGATTCACGACGGTTCATACAAGGAGAACACTATGACCAACACAGCTTCCCGCCGATTTGACAACCGCGTCGTACTGGTGACTGGTGCCGCTGGAGGCATCGGTCGCGCCGTTGCCGAGCGCTTCGCCAGCGAGGGCGCACGTGTTGCCGTCAATGACATACAGGTCAACGCCGTTCGAGAAGTCGTGGGGTCTATCACGGCGTCAGGTGGTTCGGCGCTGGCTGTACCTGCTGATGTCGCGGACGCCTCGCAGGTCGACCACATGTTCACGCAGATCGAGTCGACCTTTGGATATGTCGATGTGCTGTACAACAACGCTGGCCTGATTGATACCGCGCGGCACTTTCTGGAGGCAGACGAGGCGTGGTGGGACCGTATCATCCAGGTCAACCTGAAAAGTGTCTTTCTATGCTCACATCGGGCCGCCCGCACCATGGTCCGGCGTCGGAGGGGCGTGATTATCAGCACCTCGTCAGGCGGCGCAACGCGCGCGCACCGCGGAAATGTCGCCTATGACGCAACGAAAGGGGGAATTGAAGCCATGACGCGCGCCATGGCCCTGGATCTGGCGCCCTATGGTGTGCGGGTGAACGGCGTGGTGCCGGGTTTCATCAACACCTATGGCCTCACAGACGAACAGTTGCGAGTCCGGGAGAAGACCGTTCCGCTGGGCCGCTACGGTGTGGCTGAGGATATGACGGGAGCAGCCCTGTTCCTTGCATCTGATGACGCCGTGTATATAACTGGTCAGTTTATTTCGGTAGACGGTGGGGTGCTGGTGCAGCAGCGGTCCGCAAACGTGGATACCTTCCCTGTGGAAGGCTTCCCGGTGGTCGAGGCCGACCTGTTGTGACACACCAGGCGATGCACGCCGACGTTGCCATCATCGGCGCGGGAATCATTGGTGCCGCAAGCGCCTGGCGACTCGCACAGCGCGGCCTGAAGGTCCTGGTGCTTGAACAGGGTAGCCCAGCCGGAGGATCGACAGGGAAAAGCGCTGCTGGCGTCCGTGCACAGTTTGCCACTCCAACAAATATCCTGCTTTCGCACTACAGCATTCAGGAATACGCCGAGTTGCCACAGTCGGGCTACCACGCAGGAGGTTATCTTTTGCTGATACCAGACACGCAGTGGGCCGCACACCAGAAAAGTGTCGCCCTGCAACAGCAACTGGGAGTGCCTACACAGGTGCTGACGCCTGCGCAAGCGCAACTCCATACGGTGTTCGACCAAGCTGGCCTGGGCGGTTGCACCTTTTGCAGCACCGACGGGTCTGTCGACGCGCACGGGCTCACCATGACCTATGTCTCTCAGGCGCGCGGGGCAGGCGCACGCTTCCTGTTGGACACGCCTGTGACCCATATCCGGCAGCAGGGGGAATTGTGGCTGCTCTCTACGCCGGCAGGAACTGTGCAAGCCCGCCTAGTCCTGAATGCGGCAGGCGCCTGGGCAGGTGAGGTGGGTACAAAGGCTGGACTGAATATCCCTGTTCAACCTGCCCGGCGCATGGTGTTTACCACCGGTCCTGTGAAACTGCCCAAACCACTGCCCATGGTGTTTGATCTGGACAGTGGCGTATGGCTGCGCTCTGAAGGCGAACGGCTGATCATGGGGCGTGCAGACCCCTCAGATGTGGGCTGGCAGGAAGGCATGGACTGGAGCTGGCTGGAACCTACCCTGGAGGCGGCTATTCAACGGTTTCCCTGGCTCGAAACCGCCACGCTTGACCGCAAGGCAAGCTGGTGGGGCTATTACGAGGTCACGCCAGATCACCAGGCTATCGTGGGAAAAATGCCGGGTGTGGACGGCTGGCTCAATGCGTGCGGCTTCTCTGGGCATGGCGTGATGCACGCCGCTGCCATCGCAAGGGTGGTGGCACAGGAGGCGGTAGGGGAGACCCCCTTCATTGACATTGACCCGCTGCGGTACGACCGGTTTGCTCAAGGCCACCGTGGGATGATGGATATTCAGGTGTGACGGCAAATTGACATCCATCCAGCACAGGTCAAGCCTACCGTTAGGCACCACACCGCCGCTTCAGTCCACGATGAAGAGGGTGGCACCCTGAGGTGCAGACGAGCGGTGGGCTTCCGCACCGTCCGCAACCTGGTAACTCATTCCGGCAGTCAACGTAAAGCTACGGCCATCTTCCAGTGTCGTCTCCAACTGCCCATCCAGCACCAGGAGGATATGCCCTTTGGTGCACCAGTGATCGGCCACGTATCCGGCCACGTACTGCACCCTGCGAACCCGTATGTCGCCAAAGAGCCGGGTCCGCCAGTAGGCCACGCCCTGTTCGCCGGGATGGGTCGTTTCCTCAACCGCTGCCCAGTCGGTCGTACCAAAGGGAATATTCTGCATGTGCATCGTTCCAGCGTATTCCTTTTCGGACCCGGCCTCAGGTCCTGCCTGCGGCCCCAGACTTGTCCCTGGGGCCGATCAGGAATGGCAACCGTCGTGCCGGATCCTCAGGTTCTTTCTTTTATAGGCATTTACTCAACTCTTCACAAATCGCAAATAGCTCATCAAATGGTTTGCCATGGAATGAGTTTTCCTTTCATAGCCGTTGCTACCGCTTCTGTCAGAACGCATGAAGGTTGGGAGCTATGTTGATGTACTTCTACTGCCTTCCCCAAGGAATACAGTCAATGCCAGACAGGTTCAGCGTTCTGGGGTCACCACTCGCTCGTTCTGTGAGGCACTCATCACATGCATATGTCACCGTTTAACGTCTTACCGTTGAAAGCTGCTTTCCTGGCCAATCTCGATACACTGGGCTACCGCGAGATGACGACCATTCAGCAGAGGAGCCTTCCGCATGTCTTAAAAGGACGTGACCTGCTTGCCCAGGCCGAGACTGGCAGTGGAAAAACAGTTGCCTTTGGCATCGGCATTCTGCACAGGCTTGATCCAGCGCGGCTCAAGGTACAGGGTCTGGTGCTGTGTCCCACACGCGAACTGGCTGACCAGGTGGCCAACGAATTGAGGCGTCTGGCGCGCGGCGAAGGCAACATCAAAGTGCTGACTCTTACCGGCGGCGTACCTCTGCGCCATCAGGTGACTTCCCTTGAACATGGGGTGCATATCGTAGTGGGTACCCCTGGACGCATCCGTGATCATCTCGCCCGGGGCAGCATCAACCTGGAGGATGTGCACACCCTGGTGCTGGACGAAGCGGACCGTATGACCGACATGGGCTTTTATGATGAGATGGCCAGTATTGTCTGTGCCTGCCCCAGAACGCGTCAGACCCTGCTGTTTTCAGCCACCTATCCGGACAACATCAAGCAGACCACCGCAGAGTTCCTGAACGATCCTGTGGAAGTGGTCGTGGACGCACAGCACACAGCCACTCAGATCAAGCAGCTATTCTATGAAATCGGTTTCGACGAACGTGATGCGGCCATCGGGCGCCTGCTCAATCATTTTAAGCCGCTCTCAACGCTGGTCTTCTGCAATACCAGGGTGCATTGCCGGGAGCTTGCCGAAGAATTGCAGGCCCAGGGCTTTTCGGCCCTGGGCCTGCACGGTGACCTTGAGCAACGCGAACGTGACGAAATCCTGGTGCTGTTTTCTAACCGCAGCTGTTCCGTACTGGTTGCCACGGACGTCGCCGCGCGTGGTCTCGATATTTCGCGGCTGGACGCAGTGATGAATGCCGACGTGTCCAGGGATACAGAAGTGCATGTCCACCGTGTCGGTCGAACAGGTCGTGCCGGAGAAGCAGGCCTGGCCCTGACACTATGCTCGCCGAACGAGAAAAAGTGGGTCAGCCTGATCGAGGACTATCAGAAGACCACTGTCCAGTGGGCGAATCTCGACGACCTTGACTCAGAGACTGCTGAAACCTCGCCTGCTCCAATGGTCACGCTATGGATCATGGGCGGCAAAAAGGACAAGCTGCGCCCAGGTGATGTGTTGGGTGCCCTTACCGGCGACGCAGGTTTACTTAGGGAGCAGGTGGGCAAGATCACCGTAAGTGAATTCATGACTTATGTGGCGATTGACCGGATCGTAGCCGACCAGGCTTTCCAGCGCCTGACCAGAGGCGGGGCGCCAGGCCGTAATGTGGGCGCCTTTAAGGGCCGCAGCTTCAAAATGCGGCTCATCAAAGTCTAGGCCCGCATCACAAAGACCTGTCAAAGGAACTGTGCCGACGTATCAAGCAGGAGGCCGGTACTCATGAACCAAGCTATGAGCTGTACCGCTCATGGCTCAGCCTGACGCCGCTGTAGAACAGTTCGCGTGAGTCACGGTTCAGCGTACGCAGAATTTCCCAACTTAAAATCTCAATTTCAACCATGCTGACGTGTTCCAGTTGCCCTTAATTGACTCGAGCCGCGTACCCAGAATCCCTCAGTGGGCACGATCGATTGCCTCACTTGGCACGACTGAATCCCTCAGTTGGCACGAAGCAATCCCTCAATGAACCCGAGCATTTCCCTCACTTGGCACGAGCGTTTGCCCCTAAATCACCTCAGTAAGCACGATAGAGGAGGGAGCAGGGGGCCTTTCTGAAAAAGCTGATCTACTCTGCATTTAAGGCGTATACAACATATTGAATGGCCATTCTCGAGATGACCAAGGAGTAGTTCCCAGGAAAGACACCGTTCGTGCCGACTGAGGGATTCAGTCGTGCCAAGTGAGGCGAGATCTCATGCCGACTGAGGCTTCTGTTCGTGCCGACTGAGGGAAATCATCGTGCCAACTGAGGGATCCGGTCGTGCTCACTGAGGGATTTTGGATCAAATAGTCCGTCTGGCACGACAGTAGCCTGCTCGTGTTGCCCTCGTTTGTTGATCATCATTTCTTTTAATAGAGATTGATATGATCACCTCAAACATGGATAAGCCGTCGGACCTGAGGATCTTCGAGATGGACCTGACGCGGTCAGGCATTATCAGCGTTCAGCGGGACATGCCGACCGAGCTTACCTCCTGGGTTTCTGACTATTCCATCAGTGGCAACCACTACCGCGTCGAAGCTACAGCCCGGTACGGCCGACCTCACGGCACTGATAACGACGTCATGGTCGCTCTGCAAAGCCTGTTTCTCCGTAATGGCTGCCCGGAACATAACCGTGTGTCACTTACGGCCAATCAACTGCTGCTTCAAAGCTATGGGCGTAACACCAGCAAGGACTACCAGAATTTGCGCGCCTCACTCATGCGTCTGGCTGGAACCAACTGGACGCTGTATCAGAACGCCACAGACCCCAAGACTCGGCGCACCAAAGGCATTACCACAACGAATTTCATGTTCACACTGGAAATGGAGGACCACAGCGCCAGTGATCATGACTTCAGCCACCGTGACCTTGACGACAGCAGTCACATCATCGTGAAGTTCGCCGATACGTTCGCGCAGTCCATCCGGCTAGGCTTCTTCCAGATGCTGGATGTTCACCTGATGCAGCGGCTTGGGCACACCAACGCCCGAAGCCTTTACCGCGTCATCCAGGGGCACCGCATCCAGCCTGACGGTTCCCTTGCGCCGAGTCTGGACCTGCGACTCGCCGACTGGATGAGCGCATGTGGTCTTGAAACAGACCGCCTCGATAATGCCCGCCGCATCCTGGACGCCGCGCACAGACGTCTCCTGGACGAGGATTTCCTACAGGATGTGGAGCTTACCGGCCGGGGACGGAATGCCACGCTGCACTACGCTTTTCAGGGTGTACCAGAGCCTTCCCAGGTAGAGCAGCTGATGGCCCACCGCGTCACACGACCGGTCGCGGAAACTCTTGCCGCAGATTATCCCGAGCGCGTTACGCCGGCGATTAGCGTGATCGAAGAACGCCTTAAAGGTGGGTGGCGGCCACGATCGGTCAGTGCTGCCCTGGTGGACGCGATTCGAAACCCGGAAAAGTGGGGGTATACGCCTCCGCCTTCAAGGCACGGGCCGAAAGCCGCTTCAGTGCCACAACCTGCGCTGCACAGTCCACAGGAGGCAGAACCGCTGACGACCCCACGGGAGACAGCACGAACCCTTCTGCGCCTGCGCCTGGGCCGCGATTGCTCCCTCTTTGCCCAGCATGAGATCGACCAGCTGTCCGACGCTGGCATGCAGGCGTTGATTGAAGCACTCCACAGACCCAAGGAAGAGGGCCTTCCGCTCGTCAGCAGCATCCTTAACCACGTCACGCTGTAAGCACCACCTATGCTGCCCGCTTTTAACTTCTTGGCAGCCCCGTTATTTTTTTTGAGGCCGGTTGGTTGTAGTCACTGCATGGTCAGCAGGTAAAAGCGTGAGTTTGATCTTTGGACGAGTTCTGCAGCAGAATGCAACTTAACGGATCACCGCCTGCAGCCAGCTGGGAGGAGAAAAGCCATACGCAGGGGCTCGTTCCATTCCTGACCTCAGGACCTGTCAAAACTCTGGACCGCTTCAAATAAGTTTCCGGATAACCCATCACCATTCTTCCAAATCCACCCACTGGTTAAGCTTTTTCGCAGGATCGACGCAGAACGCGATCGGTATCCTCAGGGTATGAACACACGCTGGGTGATCGTAGGGTTGAGTCTGATGATCGCCGGTGGCATGAGAACAGTGGCGATCCAGATTCCGGGAACCAAAGTCGACTACTTTGCTGCCCAGGATTCGGTCACCACCGACAACCGTGGGATGGTCCGGATTTTTGAGGTCAACGACACCACTGGCGAAACATTCGTGCGATTTGCCTGCGAGGGACGGGTAATGCAGGCATATTTCCATGGGAAGAATCCGCTCCTGACTCCCAGGGCCCGGGAAATAGAGCTGTATCCCCTGGTGGTGTACCAGGTGGATAGCCAGCAGCTCAAAACCTTAAAGGCATCGGGGACGCTGGATGAAGGTGGGACCCCGGCGCTTGATTCACTGGCATTCGAAAACGACGAGTTGGTGGTGGAGGCGTTCCGTAACGCGGGCGAACGGGTCATCCTGCGCATTCCGCGTCTGGGGATGTCAGAACTCACTTTTACGTTTGCTGTGAAAGGTTTTCGTGAGGGGCTCAGCCGGATCAAGCCCTGCTGAAGGTGCCAGGGGCAGACCTGCAAGGTGTCCATGAATCTGAAGGATCAGCTGGGGGAATGCACGACCGGCACGTTAAACACATTGCCTTGGGCATCCCAGTTCTTCTGGTGGTGCAGTCTTCAGCCAGTCACCTTGTCATGCTGGTCAGCAAAGCTCGGTTATACGAAAACGAAAGTGGGCAGGGCAGCTTCGCCCTCCCCACTCTTCTGCAGTTTCTTCAGAAGTCTTGGGCTGTACCGGGCATTTTCTTTGATGTCACCACGAGCCAGCCTGCTCCTAATGCTGCGGCAAGCACGGAAGCCATAAGGACGCCGAGTTTCGCCTGGGTCAGGAGGGCTACATCTTCGAATGCCAGGTTCGACACGAACAGGCTCATGGTAAAACCAATCCCCGCCAGAATGCCGGCCCCCACCATGTGAAACCACGTGACGCGTCGGGGGAGAGAGGCCACGCCACTCCGGACTGCCAGCCAGGCACCTCCGACCACACCAAGGGGCTTGCCAAGCAACAGGCCCAACATCACTCCGTACGAGATGGCACCGAAGCCGGCGCCGCTTACAGAGACGCCGGCATTGACGAGTGCAAAGATCGGCAGGACCGCGAACGTCACGAACGGATGCAGAGCATGTTCCATTCTGTGCAGTGGACTCTGTGATCGCTCAAGCAGGTCCTCCAGATCCCTGAGGCGTGCACCCACGACTTCACTTCGTCCAGGCCGTGCGGCGTCAGTCAGGGAAGCCAGGTACTGGCTTGGATCCGGCTTGCGAATCGGCACCGTAAAGGCCAGCATGACCCCCGCGATGGTGGCGTGCAGGCCCGACTTCAGAACGAAAAACCAGAGCAGAATGCCCAGCACAGCGTAGACTTTCATGCTTGGCGCGCCCTTTAGACCGGCCAGGAGAGCCACACCCCAGGTCAGTGCTGCAAGCGCCAGGAAGGTGAGATTCACGCTTTCGGTATAGAAGAGGGCTATGACAAGGACTGCGCCCAGATCGTCTACGATGGCCAGGGCCGTCAGAAAGACTTTAAGACCGAGTGGAACCCTGGAGCCAAGCAAGGCAAGGACACCAAGTGCAAAGGCAATATCTGTTGCCATCGGCACACCCCAGCCGGAGGCACCGAGACCACCGGCATTGAGAAGGTAATACAGCGCCCCAGGCAGCAGCATGCCTCCTGCAGCAGCAGCAACTGCAAGCGTGGCCCGGCGCCGCGACGCCAGTTCACCAATCAGGAGTTCTCGTTTAATTTCCAGTCCGACAAGCAGAAAGAACACCGCCATCAGACCGTCGTTGACCCAGTGTTCCAATGACAAATCCAGCGCTGCGGTCCCGGCGGACAGTGCAAGGTGCGTATGCTGCAGCGTGAAGTACACGTCGCGCCACGGCGAGTTGGCCCAGATAAAGGCCATGATCGCGGTCAGGACCAGGAGCAGGCCCGCGAAGGACTCACTGCGGACAAAACGTACGAAAGGAGATTGGGGGAGAGGGGGAAACGCCATACAGCCTCCAGAAAATAGAAAAGGTGAAGTCCATTGTGCGGACTCCACCAGGTCAGCGTGTGGCCGCTGTCACCTGCCGCGTTCACGGCATACTTTCCATCAACAGTAACATGCCAGCGTTTTCCGCCGAAAGGTCTGCCAGTCAAGAACGGCAAGTTGGTCCAGTGGCCTGGCAGCCATGATCCTTTCCGAAGCCCCACAACGAGAAGTGGAATGCGCTGCTCCCGTGCGCGTAGATTCCGGCCTGTAGATCAGACTCAACAAAGGCATTCAGGCGAACGGCTACCAAGCTGCGCTGTGCATCTGGTTGAGCCGGGATGTGATCAGGCGTGTCCAGAAGGCTCGTTCAAAGGAATTCTATATCGAATGTCTGTCGTGCTTTTGCTGGTCGCGCGGCCTTAAAGGAAAGCTTTTCCATCCTCTGGCGCAGTCGGATCGTCGGAACGTCCGGCAGGCGTGAGGACAGCCGTCGGAGAATGGCGATTCGGAATTCTGCAGGCTTGTTGTTCTCAGGCGATCAGTAATTCATGCCACAGGACCAGTCGTTGGCGTAAGCCCAATGAATATCGATTTGTGCTGTTCGCGGGTGCTTGATAAAAGTGGTGCGCTCTGGAACCGGGTTAGTAAAAAAGCCGCTCGTAAAGACCAGAAGCCCTGTCTGCGCGTTGTAGCGATAGGTTCCGCCTTTGCCCATATAGGTATATGTACCGTTGGTCTTCAGGGTCAAGGTTCCCCTGGGCACGTCGTTTCGGGTTCCGTTTATTCCAGGGCGTTCTAACCAGCAGGAATAGCTCCCGCCCATCAATGGTCCTCCGGGCTTGGCATCCGGGGTCTTCACCGGCGCCGGCGCTGCTTTCGGTGGCTGATAGGTGCGAAGAAATTCGGTCAGCGGTTTAAGGCCAGTGCTGTGGGGACTTGTGGCGAGAGCAGACAGGGCTTGACCAACGAGGGTCCGCTGCCCCCGTTGTGCGGCAGCAAAGGCATCCAGAAGGTCGAGAAAGGCCCTGTCAGTTTCGCTCTGGGCAGTCTGCTTCAAAGCTGATCGTGCAGCGTCAATCTGTATCTTTGCTCCCTCTGGATTCTGGTTGCGCAGGTTATACAGAATCTGTTCGACATGCCAGTTGGTAC from the Deinococcus deserti VCD115 genome contains:
- the dbpA gene encoding ATP-dependent RNA helicase DbpA, with the protein product MHMSPFNVLPLKAAFLANLDTLGYREMTTIQQRSLPHVLKGRDLLAQAETGSGKTVAFGIGILHRLDPARLKVQGLVLCPTRELADQVANELRRLARGEGNIKVLTLTGGVPLRHQVTSLEHGVHIVVGTPGRIRDHLARGSINLEDVHTLVLDEADRMTDMGFYDEMASIVCACPRTRQTLLFSATYPDNIKQTTAEFLNDPVEVVVDAQHTATQIKQLFYEIGFDERDAAIGRLLNHFKPLSTLVFCNTRVHCRELAEELQAQGFSALGLHGDLEQRERDEILVLFSNRSCSVLVATDVAARGLDISRLDAVMNADVSRDTEVHVHRVGRTGRAGEAGLALTLCSPNEKKWVSLIEDYQKTTVQWANLDDLDSETAETSPAPMVTLWIMGGKKDKLRPGDVLGALTGDAGLLREQVGKITVSEFMTYVAIDRIVADQAFQRLTRGGAPGRNVGAFKGRSFKMRLIKV
- a CDS encoding NAD(P)/FAD-dependent oxidoreductase, which produces MHADVAIIGAGIIGAASAWRLAQRGLKVLVLEQGSPAGGSTGKSAAGVRAQFATPTNILLSHYSIQEYAELPQSGYHAGGYLLLIPDTQWAAHQKSVALQQQLGVPTQVLTPAQAQLHTVFDQAGLGGCTFCSTDGSVDAHGLTMTYVSQARGAGARFLLDTPVTHIRQQGELWLLSTPAGTVQARLVLNAAGAWAGEVGTKAGLNIPVQPARRMVFTTGPVKLPKPLPMVFDLDSGVWLRSEGERLIMGRADPSDVGWQEGMDWSWLEPTLEAAIQRFPWLETATLDRKASWWGYYEVTPDHQAIVGKMPGVDGWLNACGFSGHGVMHAAAIARVVAQEAVGETPFIDIDPLRYDRFAQGHRGMMDIQV
- the nhaA gene encoding Na+/H+ antiporter NhaA — its product is MAFPPLPQSPFVRFVRSESFAGLLLVLTAIMAFIWANSPWRDVYFTLQHTHLALSAGTAALDLSLEHWVNDGLMAVFFLLVGLEIKRELLIGELASRRRATLAVAAAAGGMLLPGALYYLLNAGGLGASGWGVPMATDIAFALGVLALLGSRVPLGLKVFLTALAIVDDLGAVLVIALFYTESVNLTFLALAALTWGVALLAGLKGAPSMKVYAVLGILLWFFVLKSGLHATIAGVMLAFTVPIRKPDPSQYLASLTDAARPGRSEVVGARLRDLEDLLERSQSPLHRMEHALHPFVTFAVLPIFALVNAGVSVSGAGFGAISYGVMLGLLLGKPLGVVGGAWLAVRSGVASLPRRVTWFHMVGAGILAGIGFTMSLFVSNLAFEDVALLTQAKLGVLMASVLAAALGAGWLVVTSKKMPGTAQDF
- a CDS encoding SDR family NAD(P)-dependent oxidoreductase; translation: MTNTASRRFDNRVVLVTGAAGGIGRAVAERFASEGARVAVNDIQVNAVREVVGSITASGGSALAVPADVADASQVDHMFTQIESTFGYVDVLYNNAGLIDTARHFLEADEAWWDRIIQVNLKSVFLCSHRAARTMVRRRRGVIISTSSGGATRAHRGNVAYDATKGGIEAMTRAMALDLAPYGVRVNGVVPGFINTYGLTDEQLRVREKTVPLGRYGVAEDMTGAALFLASDDAVYITGQFISVDGGVLVQQRSANVDTFPVEGFPVVEADLL
- a CDS encoding replication initiator protein A, with the translated sequence MDKPSDLRIFEMDLTRSGIISVQRDMPTELTSWVSDYSISGNHYRVEATARYGRPHGTDNDVMVALQSLFLRNGCPEHNRVSLTANQLLLQSYGRNTSKDYQNLRASLMRLAGTNWTLYQNATDPKTRRTKGITTTNFMFTLEMEDHSASDHDFSHRDLDDSSHIIVKFADTFAQSIRLGFFQMLDVHLMQRLGHTNARSLYRVIQGHRIQPDGSLAPSLDLRLADWMSACGLETDRLDNARRILDAAHRRLLDEDFLQDVELTGRGRNATLHYAFQGVPEPSQVEQLMAHRVTRPVAETLAADYPERVTPAISVIEERLKGGWRPRSVSAALVDAIRNPEKWGYTPPPSRHGPKAASVPQPALHSPQEAEPLTTPRETARTLLRLRLGRDCSLFAQHEIDQLSDAGMQALIEALHRPKEEGLPLVSSILNHVTL
- a CDS encoding DHCW motif cupin fold protein, whose translation is MHMQNIPFGTTDWAAVEETTHPGEQGVAYWRTRLFGDIRVRRVQYVAGYVADHWCTKGHILLVLDGQLETTLEDGRSFTLTAGMSYQVADGAEAHRSSAPQGATLFIVD
- a CDS encoding ParA family protein; protein product: MITATVFNHAGGAGKTSIVRDVGYELARQGQRVLVVDLDPQANLTAWLGVVDVQMEQTVYQVATEGAELPEPVAVHGLHLIPSQVDLALAETGMLGVPGSQLFLQQALRTVQDRYDLVLVDSPPSVGQLAILGAAAADRLIVPVPTRTKGLNALPGLQKATNLYRRLRPELAMGLYVPTMYDARRTHDREVLALLRQHLSPLAEPVPERAAVWLDSTMAGEPVGVYKAGSPAHQDVLRLTDEVARSLGLKVNA
- a CDS encoding DUF6328 family protein, producing MSGTDESSTIEPFDDLLQEIRVLLSGSQVLTAFLVTLPFSSGFARLDATERNVYAATFLAALLSLVLFATPAAYHRLVWPVPNRRRFKQLGTKLVVVGLIPLSASWILATHLVLGEVLNSRLSNVITTFVALVIGALWWAWPLIRRTRMEGQSSQQRG
- a CDS encoding ParB/RepB/Spo0J family partition protein, with translation MTRKRPTMPAGLDAMLGATAQAMQNTLATRALPVDALTPGRQQPRRTFDQPALEALADSIRAEGVLQPLLVRPVAGGHEIVAGERRWRAAQLAGLREVPVFIRELDDRQALAAGLMENLQRQDLNVMDEVDAKLTLVALTLGLERDAARTRVMQLLREEAGPDHTLLEELFRPLGESWTAFAKNKLRVLNWPAPVVEALRKGLPRTLASLIVSAPEAHHPALLKLGLAGATREQLQAEISRLPGPEVSRSDPASVLARKLSSRRFLASLTPDARKALDRWIAKMPAELRTLLDD